The proteins below are encoded in one region of Ciconia boyciana chromosome 19, ASM3463844v1, whole genome shotgun sequence:
- the ARHGEF10L gene encoding rho guanine nucleotide exchange factor 10-like protein isoform X1: MASSELPPHPAVGDHLAPETPSPLPQGEEDLGEAFDFEDSEEEEEEEEDSAAEPSGEAVLRAPPRRRRAASSGVDGLVPETQEGLPAGVRNGEAGGDPHIGGQTWKRKSGRRGERFEFPAVEDDVIYDDVPCETLDAEQNGAGTEHSLIYEEVQRGEGSRAGEDLGWSSSEFESYSEDSGEETKPEAEPAKQRASFQPKMTQLMKAAKSGTKDGLEKTKIAVMRKVTFLHRKEAPGDSEEEDTGFLEVTVSDMKHPPPELGPMPEGLSPQQVVRRHILGSIVQSERSYVESLKRILQDYRNPLMEMEPKVLSARKCQVVFFRLKEILQCHSMFQIALASRVAEWDSAEKIGDLFVASFSKSMVLDVYSDYVNNFTTAMSLIKKACLTKPAFLDFLKKRQMASADRVTLYGLMVKPIQRFPQFILLLQDMLKNTPKGHADRLSLQLALTELETLAEKLNEQKRLADQVAEIQQLSKSISDRSSLNKLLSSGQRQLLLCETLTETVYGDRGQLIKSKERKVFLLNDTLVCANINFKGQLEISSLVPLGPKYVVKWSTALPQVQVVEVGQESGAYDKDNVVIHNAGAKKHVPAGQTSHNKVYLGPPRLFQELQDLQKDLAVVEQITLLISTLHGTYQNLNMTVAQDWCLALQRMMKVKEEEIHSANKCRLRLLMPGKPDKSGRPISVMVVFITPNPLSKISWVNRLHLAKIGLREENQPGWLCPDEDKKSKAPFWCPILSCHMPAFSSKALDLQLGAAVHNPVQSSLLGFSAISTSLPQGYLWVGGGQEGAGGQVEIFSLNRAVPRTVKSFPVASPVLCMEYIPEAGEGQPAGTQEPRPTTEQPPTSPHPTVCLGLRDGSIAVYGSVDTGTQCLLTCKSPSMQPVLCLKHSPEYLFAGLQDGTVAAYPRSNGGLWDPAEQPTRLAVGTGPVRALLTLDETLWASCANQVTVLDATSLRTQQTFEAHPDAEASVTHMIKAGSGVWMAFSSGSSIRLFHTETLEHLQEINIATRTTFVLPGQKHVRVTSLLICQGSLWVGTDQGIIVLLPVPRLEGIPKITGKGMVSLNGHSGPVEFLAVALSTLAPDVLKGDQEEEEEAEEEKPPALDGPSPREMRKKGILLQYRLRSTSHLPGQLLSVREAPVGGTPAHTEEDGSIYEMADDPDVWVRSRPCARDAPRKEISSVAIVSGGRGYRNFNAESQRRGGDADSTLLIWQVPLML; encoded by the exons ATGGCTTCGTCCGAGCTGCCCCCTCACCCCGCAGTAG GTGACCATCTTGCCCCagagacccccagccccctgccccagggggaGGAGGACCTTGGCGAAGCCTTCGACTTTGAGGACagcgaggaagaggaggaggaggaagaagactCGGCGGCAGAGCCGAGCGGCGAAGCGGTCCTCCGAGCACCCCCTCGCAGGCGGCGTGCTGCCAGCTCCGGTGTCG ACGGGCTGGTGCCGGAGACCCAGGAAGG GCTGCCAGCGGGGGTGAGGAATGGGGAGGCTGGTGGAGACCCCCACATCGGTGGCCAGacctggaagaggaaaagcGGCCGCCGAG GTGAGCGCTTCGAGTTCCCGGCGGTGGAGGATGATGTGATCTATGACGATGTCCCCTGTGAAACCCTTGATGCCGAGCAGAACG GCGCGGGGACGGAGCACAGCCTGATCTACGAGGAGGTGCAGCGTGGTGAGGGCTCGCGGGCGGGCGAGGATTTGGGCTGGAGCTCCAGCGAGTTCGAGAGCTACAGCGAGGATTCGGGCGAGGAAACCAAGCCAGAGGCCGAGCCGGCCAAGCAGCGGGCATCCTTCCAGCCCAAG ATGACCCAGCTGATGAAAGCGGCCAAAAGTGGCACCAAGGATGGTTTGGAGAAGACCAAGATCGCGGTGATGAGGAAGGTGACGTTCCTGCACCGGAAAGAAGCACCAG GAGACTCGGAGGAGGAAGACACGGGTTTCCTGGAGGTCACCGTCTCCGATATGAAGCACCCGCCGCCGGAGCTGGGCCCCATGCCTGAGGGGCTGAGCCCGCAGCAG GTGGTACGGCGGCACATCCTGGGCTCCATCGTGCAGAGCGAGCGGAGCTACGTGGAATCCCTGAAACGCATCCTGCAG GATTACAGGAACCCGCTGATGGAGATGGAGCCGAAGGTGCTGAGCGCTAGGAAGTGCCAGGTGGTGTTTTTTCGTCTGAAGGAGATCCTGCAGTGCCACTCCATGTTCCAGATTGCCCTCGCCTCCCGCGTGGCCGAGTGGGACTCGGCGGAGAAGATCGGGGACCTCTTCGTGGCCTCG tTCTCCAAGTCAATGGTGCTGGATGTCTACAGCGACTACGTCAACAACTTCACCACTGCCATGTCCCTCATCAAGAAGGCTTGTCTCACCAAACCTGCCTTCCTGGACTTCCTCAAG AAGAGACAGATGGCCAGCGCCGACCGGGTCACGCTCTACGGGCTGATGGTGAAGCCCATCCAGAGATTCCCCCAGTtcatcctgctcctgcag gacaTGCTGAAAAACACCCCCAAGGGCCACGCAGACCGCCTGTCGCTCCAGCTGGCCCTCACCGAGCTGGAGACGTTGGCAGAGAAGCTCAATGAGCAGAAGCGCTTGGCCGACCAAGTCGCTGAAATCCAGCAGCTCAGCAAGAGCATCAGTGACCGCAGCAGCCTCAACAAG CTGCTGAGCTCGGGGCagcggcagctcctgctctgcgAGACGCTGACAGAGACGGTGTACGGTGACCGGGGGCAGCTCATCAAGTCGAAGGAACGGAAGGTTTTCCTCCTCAACGACACGCTGGTCTGCGCCAACATCAACTTCAA AGGCCAGCTGGAAATTAGCAGCCTGGTGCCCCTGGGTCCCAAATACGTGGTGAAGTGGAGCACGGCCCTCCCGCAGGTACAGGTGGTGGAGGTGGGGCAGGAGAGCGGCGCCTATGACAAGGACAACGTTGTCATCCACAACGCTGGCGCCAAGAAGCACGTGCCGGCCGGGCAGACTTCGCACA ATAAAGTCTACCTGGGGCCACCACGGCtcttccaggagctgcaggaccTGCAGAAGGACCTGGCGGTGGTGGAGCAGATCACCCTTCTCATCAGCACCTTGCATGGCACCTACCAG AACCTGAACATGACGGTGGCCCAGGACTGGTGCTTGGCCCTGCAGAGGATGATGAaggtgaaggaggaggagatccACTCTGCCAACAAGTGCCGCCTCCGTCTCCTGATGCCCGGAAAGCCAGACAA GTCTGGCCGCCCCATCAGCGTCATGGTGGTCTTCATCACTCCAAACCCCCTCAGCAAGATCTCCTGGGTGAACCGCCTGCACTTGGCCAAGATAGGACTGC GGGAGGAGAACCAGCCGGGCTGGCTCTGTCCCGATGAAGACAAGAAGAGCAAAGCTCCTTTCTGGTGCCCCATACTCTCCTGCCACATGCCCGCCTTCTCCTCCAAGGCCCTCGATCTGCAG CTTGGCGCCGCGGTGCACAACCCTGTGCAGTCCTCGCTGCTAGGCTTCTCCGCCATCAGCACCTCGCTGCCACAGGGCTACCTCTGG GTTGGAGGGGGCCAGGAAGGCGCAGGGGGGCAGGTGGAGATCTTCTCCCTCAACCGCGCCGTGCCACGGACGGTGAAGTCCTTCCCGGTGGCTTCGCCAGTGCTGTGCATGGAATACATTCCTGAGGCGGGTGAGGGGCAACCGGCGGGCACCCAGGAGCCCCGACCGACCACCGAACAGCCCCCCACATCCCCGCATCCCACTGTGTGCTTGGGGTTGCGGGACGGCAG CATCGCGGTCTACGGCAGCGTGGACACGGGGACGCAGTGCTTGTTGACCTGCAAAAGCCCGAGCATGCAACCCGTCCTCTGCTTGAAGCACAGCCCTGAGTACCTGTTTGCGGGGTTGCAGGACGGGACCGTGGCCGCCTACCCCAGGAGCAACG GGGGGCTGTGGGACCCGGCAGAGCAGCCCACCCGCCTGGCCGTGGGTACCGGCCCCGTGCGAGCCCTCCTGACGCTGGATGAGACCCTCTGGGCCAGCTGTGCCAACCAGGTCACCGTCCTCGATGCCACCAGCCTCCGTACCCAG CAAACCTTTGAGGCCCACCCGGACGCGGAGGCCAGCGTCACGCACATGATCAAGGCGGGCAGCGGGGTCTGGATGGCCTTTTCCTCAGGCTCCTCCATCCGCCTCTTCCACACCGAGACGCTGGAGCACCTGCAGGAGATCAACATCGCCACCAGGACCACCTTCGTCCTGCCGG GTCAAAAACACGTCCGCGTCACCAGCCTCCTCATCTGCCAGGGATCACTCTGGGTGGGCACCGACCAGGGCATCATCGTGCTGCTGCCCGTGCCCCGCTTGGAGGGCATCCCCAAAATCACCG GAAAAGGCATGGTGTCCCTCAATGGGCACAGTGGCCCCGTGGAGTTTTTGGCAGTGGCGTTGAGCACCCTGGCCCCCGACGTGCTAAAGGGCgaccaggaggaggaagaggaggctgaggaagAGAAACCCCCTGCGCTGGATGGGCCCTCGCCTcgggaaatgagaaaaaaagggattttattGCAATATCGCCTCCGATCCACCTCCCACCTCCCCGGGCAGCTGCTATCGGTGCGGGAAGCGCCGGTGGGCGGCACGCCGGCACACACCGAGGAGGACGGCTCTATCTACGAGATGGCCGATGACCCTGACGTCTGGGTGCGGAGCCGACCCTGCGCCCGTGACGCCCCACGCAAGGAGATCTCCTCAGTGGCCATTGTTTCGGGGGGTCGGGGTTACCGTAACTTCAACGCCGAATCGCAGCGCCGGGGCGGCGATGCCGACAGCACCCTGCTCATCTGGCAGGTCCCACTGATGCTATag
- the ARHGEF10L gene encoding rho guanine nucleotide exchange factor 10-like protein isoform X2 yields MTQLMKAAKSGTKDGLEKTKIAVMRKVTFLHRKEAPGDSEEEDTGFLEVTVSDMKHPPPELGPMPEGLSPQQVVRRHILGSIVQSERSYVESLKRILQDYRNPLMEMEPKVLSARKCQVVFFRLKEILQCHSMFQIALASRVAEWDSAEKIGDLFVASFSKSMVLDVYSDYVNNFTTAMSLIKKACLTKPAFLDFLKKRQMASADRVTLYGLMVKPIQRFPQFILLLQDMLKNTPKGHADRLSLQLALTELETLAEKLNEQKRLADQVAEIQQLSKSISDRSSLNKLLSSGQRQLLLCETLTETVYGDRGQLIKSKERKVFLLNDTLVCANINFKGQLEISSLVPLGPKYVVKWSTALPQVQVVEVGQESGAYDKDNVVIHNAGAKKHVPAGQTSHNKVYLGPPRLFQELQDLQKDLAVVEQITLLISTLHGTYQNLNMTVAQDWCLALQRMMKVKEEEIHSANKCRLRLLMPGKPDKSGRPISVMVVFITPNPLSKISWVNRLHLAKIGLREENQPGWLCPDEDKKSKAPFWCPILSCHMPAFSSKALDLQLGAAVHNPVQSSLLGFSAISTSLPQGYLWVGGGQEGAGGQVEIFSLNRAVPRTVKSFPVASPVLCMEYIPEAGEGQPAGTQEPRPTTEQPPTSPHPTVCLGLRDGSIAVYGSVDTGTQCLLTCKSPSMQPVLCLKHSPEYLFAGLQDGTVAAYPRSNGGLWDPAEQPTRLAVGTGPVRALLTLDETLWASCANQVTVLDATSLRTQQTFEAHPDAEASVTHMIKAGSGVWMAFSSGSSIRLFHTETLEHLQEINIATRTTFVLPGQKHVRVTSLLICQGSLWVGTDQGIIVLLPVPRLEGIPKITGKGMVSLNGHSGPVEFLAVALSTLAPDVLKGDQEEEEEAEEEKPPALDGPSPREMRKKGILLQYRLRSTSHLPGQLLSVREAPVGGTPAHTEEDGSIYEMADDPDVWVRSRPCARDAPRKEISSVAIVSGGRGYRNFNAESQRRGGDADSTLLIWQVPLML; encoded by the exons ATGACCCAGCTGATGAAAGCGGCCAAAAGTGGCACCAAGGATGGTTTGGAGAAGACCAAGATCGCGGTGATGAGGAAGGTGACGTTCCTGCACCGGAAAGAAGCACCAG GAGACTCGGAGGAGGAAGACACGGGTTTCCTGGAGGTCACCGTCTCCGATATGAAGCACCCGCCGCCGGAGCTGGGCCCCATGCCTGAGGGGCTGAGCCCGCAGCAG GTGGTACGGCGGCACATCCTGGGCTCCATCGTGCAGAGCGAGCGGAGCTACGTGGAATCCCTGAAACGCATCCTGCAG GATTACAGGAACCCGCTGATGGAGATGGAGCCGAAGGTGCTGAGCGCTAGGAAGTGCCAGGTGGTGTTTTTTCGTCTGAAGGAGATCCTGCAGTGCCACTCCATGTTCCAGATTGCCCTCGCCTCCCGCGTGGCCGAGTGGGACTCGGCGGAGAAGATCGGGGACCTCTTCGTGGCCTCG tTCTCCAAGTCAATGGTGCTGGATGTCTACAGCGACTACGTCAACAACTTCACCACTGCCATGTCCCTCATCAAGAAGGCTTGTCTCACCAAACCTGCCTTCCTGGACTTCCTCAAG AAGAGACAGATGGCCAGCGCCGACCGGGTCACGCTCTACGGGCTGATGGTGAAGCCCATCCAGAGATTCCCCCAGTtcatcctgctcctgcag gacaTGCTGAAAAACACCCCCAAGGGCCACGCAGACCGCCTGTCGCTCCAGCTGGCCCTCACCGAGCTGGAGACGTTGGCAGAGAAGCTCAATGAGCAGAAGCGCTTGGCCGACCAAGTCGCTGAAATCCAGCAGCTCAGCAAGAGCATCAGTGACCGCAGCAGCCTCAACAAG CTGCTGAGCTCGGGGCagcggcagctcctgctctgcgAGACGCTGACAGAGACGGTGTACGGTGACCGGGGGCAGCTCATCAAGTCGAAGGAACGGAAGGTTTTCCTCCTCAACGACACGCTGGTCTGCGCCAACATCAACTTCAA AGGCCAGCTGGAAATTAGCAGCCTGGTGCCCCTGGGTCCCAAATACGTGGTGAAGTGGAGCACGGCCCTCCCGCAGGTACAGGTGGTGGAGGTGGGGCAGGAGAGCGGCGCCTATGACAAGGACAACGTTGTCATCCACAACGCTGGCGCCAAGAAGCACGTGCCGGCCGGGCAGACTTCGCACA ATAAAGTCTACCTGGGGCCACCACGGCtcttccaggagctgcaggaccTGCAGAAGGACCTGGCGGTGGTGGAGCAGATCACCCTTCTCATCAGCACCTTGCATGGCACCTACCAG AACCTGAACATGACGGTGGCCCAGGACTGGTGCTTGGCCCTGCAGAGGATGATGAaggtgaaggaggaggagatccACTCTGCCAACAAGTGCCGCCTCCGTCTCCTGATGCCCGGAAAGCCAGACAA GTCTGGCCGCCCCATCAGCGTCATGGTGGTCTTCATCACTCCAAACCCCCTCAGCAAGATCTCCTGGGTGAACCGCCTGCACTTGGCCAAGATAGGACTGC GGGAGGAGAACCAGCCGGGCTGGCTCTGTCCCGATGAAGACAAGAAGAGCAAAGCTCCTTTCTGGTGCCCCATACTCTCCTGCCACATGCCCGCCTTCTCCTCCAAGGCCCTCGATCTGCAG CTTGGCGCCGCGGTGCACAACCCTGTGCAGTCCTCGCTGCTAGGCTTCTCCGCCATCAGCACCTCGCTGCCACAGGGCTACCTCTGG GTTGGAGGGGGCCAGGAAGGCGCAGGGGGGCAGGTGGAGATCTTCTCCCTCAACCGCGCCGTGCCACGGACGGTGAAGTCCTTCCCGGTGGCTTCGCCAGTGCTGTGCATGGAATACATTCCTGAGGCGGGTGAGGGGCAACCGGCGGGCACCCAGGAGCCCCGACCGACCACCGAACAGCCCCCCACATCCCCGCATCCCACTGTGTGCTTGGGGTTGCGGGACGGCAG CATCGCGGTCTACGGCAGCGTGGACACGGGGACGCAGTGCTTGTTGACCTGCAAAAGCCCGAGCATGCAACCCGTCCTCTGCTTGAAGCACAGCCCTGAGTACCTGTTTGCGGGGTTGCAGGACGGGACCGTGGCCGCCTACCCCAGGAGCAACG GGGGGCTGTGGGACCCGGCAGAGCAGCCCACCCGCCTGGCCGTGGGTACCGGCCCCGTGCGAGCCCTCCTGACGCTGGATGAGACCCTCTGGGCCAGCTGTGCCAACCAGGTCACCGTCCTCGATGCCACCAGCCTCCGTACCCAG CAAACCTTTGAGGCCCACCCGGACGCGGAGGCCAGCGTCACGCACATGATCAAGGCGGGCAGCGGGGTCTGGATGGCCTTTTCCTCAGGCTCCTCCATCCGCCTCTTCCACACCGAGACGCTGGAGCACCTGCAGGAGATCAACATCGCCACCAGGACCACCTTCGTCCTGCCGG GTCAAAAACACGTCCGCGTCACCAGCCTCCTCATCTGCCAGGGATCACTCTGGGTGGGCACCGACCAGGGCATCATCGTGCTGCTGCCCGTGCCCCGCTTGGAGGGCATCCCCAAAATCACCG GAAAAGGCATGGTGTCCCTCAATGGGCACAGTGGCCCCGTGGAGTTTTTGGCAGTGGCGTTGAGCACCCTGGCCCCCGACGTGCTAAAGGGCgaccaggaggaggaagaggaggctgaggaagAGAAACCCCCTGCGCTGGATGGGCCCTCGCCTcgggaaatgagaaaaaaagggattttattGCAATATCGCCTCCGATCCACCTCCCACCTCCCCGGGCAGCTGCTATCGGTGCGGGAAGCGCCGGTGGGCGGCACGCCGGCACACACCGAGGAGGACGGCTCTATCTACGAGATGGCCGATGACCCTGACGTCTGGGTGCGGAGCCGACCCTGCGCCCGTGACGCCCCACGCAAGGAGATCTCCTCAGTGGCCATTGTTTCGGGGGGTCGGGGTTACCGTAACTTCAACGCCGAATCGCAGCGCCGGGGCGGCGATGCCGACAGCACCCTGCTCATCTGGCAGGTCCCACTGATGCTATag